The Megalops cyprinoides isolate fMegCyp1 chromosome 19, fMegCyp1.pri, whole genome shotgun sequence genome has a window encoding:
- the ep300b gene encoding histone acetyltransferase p300 isoform X4 produces the protein MADNVLDSGPPSAKRPKLSSPALSVSASDGNDFGSLFDLEHDLPDELINSTELGLPNGGDLSQLHTSLGGGGVASGGQDAAAKHKQLSELLRSGGPPASAQQGAGGSPGGGSMGLLGSMNASPGPPGLGQQQQQQHPSPQQAGMMQQAGMVGVGGLNRGMMGAQKGNGQQQAPTPQGLMGGQVMNGSPRMSYSNPGMGSNSNLLAETLQQQQQQQQQPGGQQLGAAGQTALRAQQPGALNKMGMMGNPGPYGGPYGQSTGQGMGGAGLGPQLQNKQGLPNSMAQFNLDKKTPPVQGMAGMASQQPPAVVPGATGAGGAGGMLPSAPSAQGGLGSVSAASAVAPPTADPEKRKLIQQQLVLLLHAHKCQRREQANGEVRQCNLPHCRTMKNVLNHMTHCQAGKSCQVAHCASSRQIISHWKNCTRHDCPVCLPLKNAGDKRNQQSLLGSAAVGLGSSLGAVPGGQPSASNLNPPSQIDPSSIERAYAALGLTYQGNQMAPQPAQTSLPNQGLQGQPGMRSLNAIGGNPMGVNGGVGVQPPNQQSNLLPDTMLHTNINSQNLMNDSSGVGNMGSMPTATPPSSTGMRKSWHEDITQDLRNHLVHKLVQAIFPTPDPAALKDRRMENLVAYARKVEGDMYESANSRAEYYHLLAEKIYKIQKELEEKRRMRLEKQGMMPTQPNLPPSALAQGPPGLGQPPLAPGQPPNGPHSDPSLVRPTVPNQMVNRMQNPAGMNQFGQMGMQAPGMRSSLPLQLGTPLNQMGMGPARMGQPNVAPLQSQYLPPGQFPGSGPVGMAQPGTQGGMAQTQMPTPPSLPVNSPVAQPGSVGGAGGGASVGSMGPGSVGPASSLPPSSNSSQPNSHPHCPPLRQNSPSPARSLTPTPHHTPPGLAGSQTPQPQTPNPPQLAPPAPQPQLPQPMGPGMSSDKSAQLQQQQQLGGGASGTPQSGLAVSAPTPSAPLPPQLPRTPLSQKSSLTADGQASTPASVSSADTSSQQAPPDATASLDPKMEVKQQDEDEGETEGKASGKMGATQAEMKSEEKPEIKKEESAGDGCKVEPMETSSGAMGEDRKPEMKVEPKGEEEGSGSSGTHSSPASAQNKRKIFKPEELRQALMPTLEALYRQDPESLPFRQPVDPQLLGIPDYFDIVKNPMDLSTIKRKLDTGQYQEPWQYVDDIWLMFNNAWLYNRKTSRVYKYCSKLAEVFEQEIDPVMQGLGYCCGRKLEFSPQTLCCYGKQLCTIPRDAAYFSYQNRYHFCEKCFNEIQGESVSLGDDPSQPQTSISKDQFERKKNDTLDPELLVECIDCGRKMHQICVLHNDTIWPSGFVCNGCLKKSNKTRKENKYAAKRLPQTKLGSFLETRVNEFLRRQSHPDSGDVTIRVVHVSDKVVEVKPGMKARFVDSGEMAESFPYRTKALFAFEDIDGADVCFFGMHVQEYGSDCPPPNQRRVYISYLDSVHFFQPRHLRTGVYHEILIGYLEYVKKLGFTTGHIWACPPSEGDDYIFHCHPVDQKIPKPKRLQEWYKKMLDKAVTERIVHDYKDIFKQATEDRLTSAKELPYFEGDFWPNVLEESIKELEQEEEERKREENSTSSESIDATKGDSKNAKKKNSKKTSKNKSSLSRANKKKPGMPNVSNDLSQKLYATMEKHKEVFFVIRLIAGPTANSLPPIVDPDPLMACDLMDGRDAFLTLARDKHLEFSSLRRAKWSSMCMLVELHNQSQDRFVYTCNECKHHVETRFHCTVCEDYDLCITCYNVKGHEHKMEKLGLGLDDESNSQATAATQSPGDSRRLSIQRCIQSLVHACQCRNANCSLPSCQKMKRVVQHTKGCKRKTNGGCPICRQLIALCCYHAKHCQENKCPVPFCLNIKHKLRQQQLQHRLQQAQMLRRRMASMQRTGQPAAGGGGGGGGGLPSPGNNGTTAPSTPTSGGTQPPTPQTPTQPSLPPMPQPGVGVGGLPGQQQQQQQQLQQQMPQQGGVPQHHLHHHLQQMPGGGMMSSPQQPQMMPQVPGQQPQPPSAQQLQHANSLPPYTPRHPGSSPHSQSQGKPGLGPATPPQQQQAAPPQIPQQPNPGQSPMAQQPQQQQQPAGPPPAAVEIAMKIQRVAETQRKMAQVQILQRQVAQAAGMMPPHPHHQPPQPQAQMGMSHPGGGMVGAPGLPPQAQAAAAARAHMEQQQQQQQPPQGMMVGAGMQQQQPPQAATQNQLPPQVQLQQQGGPQLQPPQQPQQQQWGSPAMPPQQRPGMMGQMGHPGMVAAQQQVPQQQQVPQQPQQQQPQVGRSGVMGAAGGVQGVANLPQAALQELLHALRSPSSPLQQQQVLNILRSNPQLMAAFIKQRASKYKGAGGPGGPGGPGGLPGAMGGQPVNVNPGAAAAGMHLGQGVGMPAMAQLQQQQQQQQLQQQRPLLGGGLQQQQVAALQQQQQQQQQQQQQQQPGGMQGQGPSMANINPQFREMLMRRHLQQQQQQQQQQQQQMSNHAQFQQPQPPQQQQGYLGQPGMPPQQPGQPQPGGPQQGGQPGQQPPQGYPGSVSQQQAAAAVLQQRLQQHQHHLQMQQQQQQQQQNAMVGLAGADGGPGGAGGGPPQQQQQPQPPPQPGPQPTSSQAMLQQAIHQRLLQQQQQHLGGGSPAQHSSPMSPQQQQMSQPLPSSLSSQVRSPQPSPRPQSQPPHSSPSPRMQPQPSPHHISPQTQTGSPHPGHLPQHHPGMVVPPPQPPPQQQQQNQNPSSMDPGPFGADQNAMLSQLGGMGGLHGPGPADMLAGGSQDLGANINHSTLDIM, from the exons ATTTCGGTTCCCTGTTTGACCTGGAGCACGACCTCCCCGACGAGCTCATCAACTCCACAGAGCTGGGCCTGCCCAATGGCGGCGACCTCAGCCAGCTGCACACGAgcctgggaggagggggcgtGGCCAGCGGCGGCCAGGACGCAGCCGCCAAGCACAAGCAGCTCTCGGAGCTCCTGCGGTCGGGTGGCCCGCCAGCCTCGGCCCAGCAGGGCGCGGGCGGCAGCCCCGGCGGGGGCTCCATGGGGCTCCTGGGCAGCATGAACGCCTCCCCCGGACCCCCGGGCctggggcagcagcagcagcagcagcacccctcGCCCCAGCAGGCGGGTATGATGCAGCAGGCCGGCATGGTGGGCGTGGGCGGCCTGAACAGGGGCATGATGGGAGCCCAGAAGGGGAACGGACAGCAGCAGGCGCCCACGCCCCAAGGCCTGATGGGGGGTCAGGTGATGAACGGCTCTCCGAGGATGAGCTACTCGAACCCTGGGATGGGGAGCAACAGTAACCTGCTGGCAgagacactgcagcagcagcagcaacagcagcagcagccaggaggCCAGCAGCTGGGAGCTGCAGGACAGACTgcactgagagcacagcagcctGGAGCACTGAACAAG ATGGGAATGATGGGTAACCCGGGTCCCTATGGTGGCCCCTACGGTCAGTCCACAGGCCAGGGTATGGGCGGGGCCGGGCTGGGCCCGCAGCTCCAGAACAAGCAGGGACTGCCCAACAGCATGGCCCAGTtcaacctggacaagaagaCGCCGCCTGTACAGGGGATGGCTGGCatg GCCTCCCAGCAACCCCCCGCAGTAGTTCCTGGAGCGACAGGAGCCGGCGGTGCCGGGGGGATGCTGCCCTCCGCCCCCAGCGCCCAGGGCGGCCTCGGATCGGTTTCGGCAGCCTCGGCCGTGGCACCCCCAACCGCCGACCCGGAGAAGCGCAAGCTgatccagcagcagctggtcCTCCTGCTCCACGCCCACAAGTGCCAGCGGCGGGAGCAGGCCAACGGGGAGGTGCGGCAGTGCAACCTGCCCCACTGCCGCACCATGAAGAACGTCCTCAACCACATGACCCACTGCCAGGCTGGCAAGTCCTGCCAGG tGGCGCACTGTGCCTCGTCCCGACAGATCATCTCTCACTGGAAGAACTGCACGCGACACGACTGTCCCGTCTGCCTGCCGCTCAAGAACGCCGGGGACAAGAGGAACCAGcagt CTCTCTTGGGCAGTGCAGCAGTTGGCCTGGGCAGTTCTCTCGGGGCTGTTCCAGGAGGCCAGCCCAGCGCCTCCAACCTCAACCCGCCCAGCCAGATTGACCCCAGCTCCATCGAGCGGGCCTACGCTGCCCTGGGCCTCACTTACCAGGGCAACCAGATGGCGCCACAGCCTGCCCAGACCTCACTGCCCAACCAGGGGCTGCAGGGCCAGCCTGGCATGAGGTCGCTCAACGCCATTG GAGGGAACCCCATGGGTGTGAATGGAGGAGTCGGGGTTCAGCCCCCAAACCAGCAGTCGAACCTCCTGCCGGACACCATGCTGCACACCAACATCAACTCGCAGAA cctgATGAATGACAGCAGTGGGGTGGGCAACATGGGCTCCATGCCCACGGCCACCCCACCCTCCAGCACGGGCATGAGGAAGAGCTGGCACGAGGACATCACCCAGGACCTGCGCAACCACCTGGTGCACAAACT AGTGCAGGCCATCTTCCCCACGCCAGACCCCGCAGCCCTGAAGGACAGGCGCATGGAGAACCTGGTGGCCTACGCCCGCAAGGTGGAGGGGGACATGTACGAGTCGGCAAACAGCAGG GCGGAGTACTACCACCTCCTGGCGGAGAAGATCTATAAGAtccagaaggagctggaggagaagcgGCGGATGCGGCTGGAGAAGCAGGGAATGATGCCCACGCAGCCCAACCTGCCCCCCTCAGCCCTGGCACAGGGGCCTCCGGGCCTCGGGCAGCCCCCGCTGGCCCCCGGACAGCCCCCGA ATGGCCCTCACTCGGACCCGTCCCTCGTACGACCCACGGTGCCCAACCAGATGGTGAACAGGATGCAGAACCCTGCCG GGATGAACCAGTTTGGTCAGATGGGGATGCAGGCCCCGGGTATGAggtcctccctccctctgcagctcgGCACACCCCTCAACCAG atggGCATGGGGCCAGCCAGAATGGGTCAGCCCAATGTAGCTCCGCTGCAGAGCCAGTACCTGCCTCCTGGACAGTTCCCCGGATCGGGCCCAGTGGGCATGGCACAGCCCGGGACACAGGGCGGCATGGCTCAG acTCAGATGCCGACACCCCCTTCGCTCCCCGTCAACAGTCCAGTGGCGCAGCCGGGGTCggtgggaggggcggggggtggggcgTCTGTGGGCTCCATGGGGCCTGGCAGCGTCGGCCCCGCCTCCAGTCTGCCCCCGTCCTCCAACTCCTCGCAGCCTAACTCCCACCCGCACTGTCCTCCCCTCCGCCAGAACTCGCCCTCCCCGGCTCGCAGCCTCACCCCGACCCCCCACCACACGCCTCCCGGGTTGGCAGGCTCGCAGACCCCCCAGCCCCAGACTCCAAACCCCCCCCAGCTGGCTCCTCCGGCCCCCCAGCCGCAGTTGCCTCAGCCAATGGGGCCAGGAATGAGCTCGGATAAATCcgcccagctgcagcagcagcagcagttggGAGGCGGAGCCTCGGGGACGCCCCAGTCCGGGCTGGCTGTCTCTGCGCCCACCCCCAGCGCTCCCCTGCCACCCCAGCTCCCACGCACTCCG TTGTCCCAGAAGTCCTCGCTGACTGCGGACGGCCAGGCCTCCACGCCAGCCTCCGTCAGCAGCGCGGACACGAGCTCCCAGCAGGCTCCGCCCGACGCCACTGCCTCCCTCGACCCCAAGATGGAGGTCAAACAGCAGGACGAGGATGAGGGCGAGACCGAGGGGAAGGCCTCTGGAAAGATGGGCGCGACGCAAGCAGAAATGAAGAGCGAGGAGAAGCCAGAG ATAAAGAAGGAAGAATCGGCAGGTGACGGATGCAAGGTGGAGCCCATGGAGACGTCGTCGGGGGCGATGGGTGAAGACAGGAAGCCAGAGATGAAGGTGGAGCCtaaaggggaagaggagggatcAGGGTCGTCAGGCACTCACAGCTCTCCGGCCAGCGCTCAGAACAAGAGGAAAA TCTTCAAGCCCGAAGAGCTGCGGCAGGCCCTCATGCCCACCCTGGAGGCGCTGTACCGCCAGGACCCTGAGTCCCTGCCCTTCCGGCAGCCTGTGGACCCCCAGTTACTGGGAATACCC GACTACTTTGACATAGTGAAGAACCCCATGGACCTGTCCACCATCAAGCGGAAGCTGGACACGGGGCAGTACCAGGAGCCCTGGCAGTACGTGGACGACATCTGGCTCATGTTTAACAACGCCTGGCTCTACAACCGCAAGACCTCCCGCGTCTACAAGTACTGCTCCAAGCTGGCCGAGGTGTTCGAGCAGGAGATCGACCCCGTCATGCAGGGCCTGGGCTACTGCTGCGGgaggaag ctggAGTTTTCCCCCCAGACTCTGTGCTGCTATGGGAAGCAGCTCTGCACCATCCCACGCGACGCTGCTTATTTCAGCTACCAGAACAG GTACCACTTCTGTGAGAAGTGTTTCAACGAAATCCAGGGCGAGAGCGTGTCCCTGGGGGATGACCCCTCCCAGCCTCAAAC ATCCATCAGTAAAGACCAGTTTGAGAGGAAGAAGAACGACACACTGGACCCTGAACT ACTCGTGGAATGTATCGACTGTGGTCGTAAAATGCACCAGATCTGCGTCCTGCACAACGACACCATATGGCCGTCGGG CTTTGTCTGCAATGGCTGCCTGAAGAAGTCCAATAAGACAAGAAAGGAGAACAAGTATGCGGCAAAAA GGCTGCCCCAGACGAAACTGGGAAGCTTCCTGGAGACGCGGGTGAACGAGTTCCTCAGGAGACAGAGCCACCCGGACTCTGGTGATGTCACTATCCGTGTGGTCCACGTCTCTGACAAGGTGGTGGAAGTCAAACCAGGCATGAAGGCCAG GTTTGTGGACAGCGGGGAGATGGCGGAGTCCTTCCCGTACAGGACGAAGGCGCTGTTTGCGTTCGAGGACATCGATGGTGCCGACGTCTGCTTCTTCGGCATGCACGTGCAGGAGTACGGCTCGGACTGCCCGCCGCCCAACCAGAG ACGGGTGTACATCTCCTATCTGGACAGTGTCCACTTCTTCCAGCCACGCCACCTGCGTACAGGAGTCTACCACGAGATCCTCATCGGGTACCTGGAGTACGTCAAGAAGCTGGG GTTTACAACGGGGCACATTTGGGCCTGTCCCCCCAGCGAAGGGGACGACTACATCTTCCACTGTCACCCTGTCGACCAGAAGATCCCCAAGCCCAAGCGCCTGCAGGAGTGGTACAAGAAGATGCTGGACAAAGCTGTGACAGAGCGCATTGTACACGACTATAAG GACATCTTCAAGCAGGCGACGGAGGACAGACTGACCAGTGCCAAGGAGCTGCCCTACTTCGAGGGGGACTTCTGGCCCAACGTGCTGGAGGAGAGCATcaaggagctggagcaggaggaggaggagaggaagagagaggagaacagcaCCTCCAGCGAGAGCATCGAC GCCACCAAAGGGGACAGTAAGAACGCCAAGAAGAAGAACAGCAAGAAGACGAGCAAGAACAAGAGCAGCCTGAGCCGAGCCAACAAGAAGAAGCCGGGCATGCCCAACGTGTCCAACGACCTGTCCCAGAAGCTCTACGCCACCATGGAGAAGCACAAGGAG GTGTTCTTCGTCATACGTCTGATCGCGGGCCCCACGGCCAACTCCCTCCCGCCCATCGTGGACCCGGACCCCCTGATGGCGTGCGACCTGATGGACGGGCGGGACGCCTTCCTGACGCTGGCGCGGGACAAGCACCTGGAGTTCTCCTCGCTGCGACGCGCCAAGTGGAGCTCCATGTGCATGCTGGTGGAGCTGCACAACCAGAGCCAGGACCGCTTCGTCTACACCTGCAACGAGTGCAAGCACCATGTGGAGACCCGCTTCCACTGCACCGTCTGCGAG GACTATGACCTCTGCATCACCTGCTACAACGTTAAGGGCCACGAGCACAAGATGGAGAAGCTGGGCCTGGGTCTGGATGACGAGAGCAACAGCCAGGCGACGGCTGCGACTCAGAGCCCCGGTGACTCCCGCCGCCTCAGCATCCAGCGCTGCATCCAGTCGCTGGTGCACGCCTGCCAGTGCCGCAACGCCAACTGCTCGCTGCCGTCCTGCCAGAAGATGAAGCGGGTGGTGCAGCACACCAAGGGCTGCAAGCGCAAGACCAACGGCGGCTGCCCCATCTGCAGGCAGCTCATCGCCCTCTGCTGCTACCACGCCAAGCACTGCCAGGAGAACAAGTGCCCCGTGCCCTTCTGCCTCAACATCAAGCACAAGCtccggcagcagcagctgcagcaccgGCTGCAGCAGGCGCAGATGCTCCGCCGCAGAATGGCCAGCATGCAGCGGACGGGCCAGCCCGccgcaggaggaggaggaggtggcggCGGGGGGCTACCGTCGCCCGGGAACAACGGCACCACTGCCCCCAGCACGCCCACGTCAGGAGGcacccagccccccaccccgcagACCCCCACCCAGCCCAGCCTGCCCCCCATGCCCCAGcccggggtgggggtgggaggccTCcccggccagcagcagcagcagcagcagcagctccagcagcagatgCCCCAGCAGGGTGGAGTGCCCCAGCatcacctccaccaccacctgcaGCAGATGCCCGGCGGGGGCATGATGAGCTCCCCCCAGCAGCCGCAGATGATGCCCCAGGTCCCAGGTCAGCAGCCCCAGCCTCCCTCCGCCCAGCAACTCCAGCACGCCAACAGCCTCCCCCCATACACGCCCCGTCACCCGGGCTCCTCCCCGCACTCCCAGTCCCAGGGGAAGCCGGGGCTGGGCCCAGCCACACCCCCCCAGCAACAGCAGGCTGCTCCGCCTCAAATCCCCCAGCAGCCCAACCCCGGCCAGTCCCCCATGGCCCAACaaccccagcagcagcagcagcccgcGGGCCCACCCCCTGCCGCCGTGGAGATCGCCATGAAGATCCAGCGTGTGGCCGAGACCCAGCGGAAGATGGCCCAGGTGCAGATCCTCCAGAGGCAGGTGGCGCAGGCGGCCGGCATGATGCCCCCgcacccccaccaccagcccCCGCAGCCCCAGGCCCAGATGGGCATGAGCCACCCGGGAGGAGGGATGGTGGGGGCGCCGGGACTGCCCCCCCAGGCGCAGGCGGCAGCCGCCGCCAGGGCCCAcatggagcagcagcagcagcagcaacagccgCCGCAGGGCATGATGGTGGGGGCGggcatgcagcagcagcagcccccgCAGGCCGCGACGCAGAACCAGCTGCCCCCCcaggtgcagctgcagcagcaggggggCCCCCAGCTGCAgcccccccagcagccccagcagcagcagtggggcAGCCCGGCGATGCCTCCCCAGCAGAGGCCCGGCATGATGGGGCAGATGGGCCACCCGGGGATGGTGGCAGCCCAGCAGCAGgtcccccagcagcagcaggtgccccagcagccgcagcagcagcagccccaggtGGGGCGGAGCGGGGTGATGGGCGCCGCGGGAGGGGTGCAGGGCGTGGCCAACCTGCCCCAGGCCGCCCTGCAGGAGCTTCTCCATGCCCTGCGCTCCCCCAGCTCCccgctgcagcagcagcaggtcctcAACATCCTGCGCTCCAACCCGCAGCTCATGGCCGCATTCATCAAGCAGCGCGCCTCCAAGTACAAAGGCGCGGGCGGCCCTGGGGGACCCGGGGGGCCCGGCGGACTCCCGGGAGCCATGGGCGGCCAGCCGGTCAACGTGAACCCCGGAGCGGCCGCGGCGGGCATGCACCTGGGCCAGGGTGTGGGCATGCCCGCTATGgcccagctccagcagcagcagcagcagcagcagctacaacaacagcgccctctgctgggtGGAGgtctgcagcaacagcaggttGCGGCTctccagcaacagcagcagcaacagcagcagcagcaacaacagcagcagcccggGGGTATGCAGGGCCAGGGCCCCAGCATGGCCAACATCAACCCTCAGTTCAGAGAGATGCTGATGCGGAggcacctccagcagcagcagcagcagcagcaacagcagcagcagcagatgagCAACCACGCCCAGTTCCAgcagccccaacccccccagcagcagcagggctacCTAGGCCAGCCCGGCATGCCCCCGCAGCAGCCCGGCCAGCCCCAGCCGGGAGGGCCTCAGCAGGGAGGCCAGCCGGGGCAGCAGCCCCCCCAGGGCTACCCGGGCTCCGTCTCCCAGCAGCAGGCGGCCGCCGCCGTGCTCCAGCAGCGGCTccagcagcatcagcaccacctccagatgcagcagcagcagcagcagcagcagcagaacgCCATGGTGGGACTGGCGGGGGCTGACGGAGGGCCGGGCGGAGCGGGCGGAggccccccccagcagcagcagcagccccagcccCCCCCGCAGCCCGGCCCCCAGCCCACCTCCTCCCAGGCCATGCTGCAGCAGGCCATCCACCAGAggctcctgcagcagcagcagcagcacctgggCGGCGGCTCACCAGCCCAGCACAGCAGCCCCATGagcccccagcagcagcagatgtcCCAGCCGCTGCCCTCCTCGCTCAGCAGCCAGGTGCGCTCGCCCCAGCCCTCCCCGCGGCCCCAGTCCCAGCCGCCCcactccagcccctccccccgcaTGCAgccccagccctccccccaccacatCTCCCCCCAAACTCAGACGGGGTCCCCGCACCCGGGACACCTCCCCCAGCACCACCCTGGCATGGTGGTCCCCCCGCCCCAGCCGCcgccccagcagcagcagcagaaccagAACCCCAGCTCCATGGACCCGGGCCCCTTCGGCGCCGACCAGAACGCCATGCTGTCGCAGCTGGGCGGGATGGGGGGCCTGCACGGGCCCGGCCCGGCAGACATGTTGGCGGGCGGCAGCCAGGACCTCGGGGCAAACATTAATCACAGTACCTTAGACATCATGTag